A window from Leptospira meyeri encodes these proteins:
- a CDS encoding type II toxin-antitoxin system PemK/MazF family toxin has product MQKNTNLSKDSIVYVFQIVTLDRERCIHKASEIKNKNMKKVEDGIKLVFSLDHR; this is encoded by the coding sequence CTGCAAAAAAATACAAATCTTTCTAAAGACTCAATTGTATATGTTTTTCAAATTGTAACTCTAGATAGAGAAAGATGCATCCATAAGGCATCAGAAATCAAAAACAAGAATATGAAGAAAGTAGAAGACGGGATCAAGTTAGTTTTTTCTTTGGATCATAGGTAA
- a CDS encoding alpha/beta fold hydrolase, whose product MHGIETKSDLNREGSNRKMKQKSFRFRNWECAYLDSETPGPVLVFCHANGYSAGCYQYYFNLLSKHYRVIAPDFLGHGRSEFSLKFNNWNVFRDQILALLNFESINKTSIIGHSLGGASSLLAAAKEPSRFEKVLVMDPVILGWKLILLSKFLENPLAKGAKKRRTHFKSIELVRRSFRKFPAFANFEPSIFEDYLNSCFVNTGHEAEVKLCCDPRVEARIFGHAHFHVFKNFYGIKTENHIAIPEKFEVCSPKYANLLAKVNPKSDVTIFPGFTHFFPFERPKETWNWMKRCLEIKEN is encoded by the coding sequence TTGCATGGGATAGAGACAAAATCCGATCTAAATCGGGAAGGGTCAAATAGAAAAATGAAACAAAAATCCTTTCGGTTCAGAAACTGGGAATGTGCCTACTTAGATTCGGAAACTCCGGGTCCCGTTCTCGTTTTCTGTCATGCCAATGGTTATAGTGCCGGATGTTACCAGTATTATTTTAATTTATTATCAAAACATTACAGAGTCATTGCTCCTGACTTTTTGGGTCATGGACGTTCTGAGTTTAGTTTAAAATTTAATAATTGGAATGTGTTTCGAGATCAAATCCTTGCACTTCTCAATTTTGAATCCATTAACAAAACAAGTATCATCGGACACTCTTTAGGTGGAGCCTCATCTCTTTTAGCGGCAGCCAAAGAACCTTCCCGTTTTGAAAAAGTATTAGTCATGGACCCCGTCATCTTAGGTTGGAAACTCATCCTCCTTTCTAAATTTTTAGAAAACCCTTTGGCAAAGGGTGCAAAAAAAAGAAGAACTCATTTTAAATCCATAGAGCTTGTTAGGCGGTCTTTTCGAAAATTTCCGGCCTTTGCCAACTTTGAACCTTCTATCTTCGAAGATTATCTCAACTCATGTTTTGTAAATACTGGCCATGAAGCAGAAGTCAAACTTTGTTGTGATCCAAGAGTGGAAGCAAGGATCTTTGGCCACGCACACTTTCACGTTTTCAAAAACTTTTACGGTATCAAAACAGAAAACCATATCGCCATTCCAGAAAAATTCGAAGTCTGTAGCCCTAAGTATGCCAACCTTCTCGCAAAAGTAAATCCCAAGTCCGATGTTACAATCTTTCCAGGATTTACACATTTTTTTCCATTTGAAAGGCCGAAAGAAACTTGGAATTGGATGAAAAGATGTTTGGAGATAAAAGAAAATTGA
- a CDS encoding DMT family transporter, which translates to MQFQVILFFCIAVFFNALANILIKSSSLQDQTKTLSGGLWETIFTVFNPYFIGGLASFGLALLGYRYVLGKGLKLSLAYPVFTSSGFIIVLIASSLFFKERLNLTQWLGIAFILIGVWLTALQMFDVKS; encoded by the coding sequence ATGCAATTCCAGGTCATCCTCTTCTTCTGTATAGCCGTATTCTTTAATGCATTGGCTAATATTTTAATCAAATCCTCATCCTTACAAGACCAAACAAAAACATTGTCAGGTGGTCTTTGGGAAACAATCTTTACGGTGTTTAATCCTTATTTTATCGGTGGACTCGCCAGTTTTGGTTTAGCCTTACTTGGGTATCGATATGTTTTGGGGAAGGGGTTGAAACTCTCACTTGCTTATCCAGTATTCACTTCCAGTGGTTTTATCATTGTCCTCATTGCCTCTTCTCTTTTTTTTAAAGAGCGGTTGAATCTGACACAATGGTTGGGGATTGCATTTATATTGATCGGTGTTTGGCTTACCGCCTTGCAGATGTTTGATGTTAAATCTTGA
- a CDS encoding sulfatase produces the protein MKPKSNSNKRIFLLFFFPFLFIFLCKKSDPGLGSGSDSIALKPRPNVLWIVIDSLRGDIIGRYGVTPNLDLFKENAITFQYHLVNAAWTRPSTLVFFTGKYASANPVNFWDYPTTRSEVEAFYRTEKYPLPKLLKENSFGTYMVGNNPFLTDKFGLGVDVGFDLLYDFSNYNEDTKKITKKTFEVLKEISSDKKPFFLFLNYNDPHKPYTPPPGFTARIQTKEVLDEKKTNYLGEVAFVDEELGKVFDELKDKNLWDNTMILITADHGEVMHSAHAISPFTGTNTYYGHGQDLFLENIHVPLLVKLPNETKKQSISAMTRSIDLYPTILDYIGLTVPKSVQGKSLRSLIENKETTKRTYYGETRFTQGYGEGSEFLLQRSYRFHELGKFWQGSVGSEFYLYLDSKKDPNQENPLRIANIATIKGMKLQPDLEKKIIRFWKQIRSMEPKLPLYHLSIHPESKDTEIQIRIPSGTIRMASYPEDVLLEEKGKLVQIQTKRMDPFEISFEVYPDVSSPEITVWFSKQQIPKSDIFTGYFGVSLASCRSNCDLLYETGPKRPVITPKAKVYFWKEGGQKKSYSSKQELGTDALEILKKQGYVQ, from the coding sequence TTGAAACCTAAATCCAATTCTAACAAACGAATATTTTTACTATTTTTCTTTCCCTTTCTTTTCATTTTTCTTTGTAAAAAATCGGATCCGGGACTTGGTTCGGGGTCTGACTCTATTGCTTTAAAACCTCGTCCCAATGTTCTTTGGATTGTGATTGATTCCCTTCGGGGAGATATCATTGGTCGCTATGGCGTTACACCTAACTTAGATTTGTTCAAAGAAAATGCCATTACCTTCCAATACCATTTAGTAAACGCAGCTTGGACAAGACCATCGACATTAGTATTTTTCACTGGTAAGTATGCTTCTGCCAACCCTGTTAATTTTTGGGACTATCCAACTACCAGGTCAGAAGTAGAAGCATTTTATCGGACTGAAAAATACCCATTGCCTAAACTACTCAAAGAAAATTCCTTTGGTACATATATGGTCGGGAACAACCCTTTTTTAACAGATAAATTTGGACTTGGGGTAGATGTCGGCTTTGATTTGTTATACGATTTTTCCAATTATAACGAAGATACAAAAAAAATTACAAAAAAAACTTTTGAAGTATTGAAAGAAATTTCATCCGATAAAAAACCTTTTTTCCTGTTTTTAAATTATAACGATCCGCACAAACCATACACTCCACCTCCGGGATTCACAGCTCGTATTCAAACGAAAGAAGTTTTAGATGAAAAGAAAACAAACTATCTTGGAGAAGTAGCCTTTGTCGATGAGGAACTTGGAAAAGTCTTTGATGAGTTAAAAGATAAAAATCTTTGGGATAACACGATGATTCTCATCACGGCTGACCACGGTGAGGTGATGCATTCTGCTCATGCAATTTCTCCGTTTACTGGAACCAATACATATTATGGGCATGGCCAGGATTTGTTTTTGGAAAATATCCATGTTCCGCTTCTAGTTAAGTTACCAAACGAAACCAAAAAACAATCTATAAGTGCAATGACAAGGTCGATTGATTTATATCCAACGATTTTGGATTATATTGGATTGACAGTTCCTAAATCTGTACAAGGTAAATCACTTAGATCCTTGATTGAAAATAAAGAAACCACCAAACGGACGTATTATGGAGAGACCAGATTTACGCAAGGGTATGGGGAAGGATCCGAGTTTCTATTGCAAAGGTCCTACCGGTTTCATGAGCTTGGAAAATTTTGGCAAGGATCTGTAGGGAGTGAATTCTATTTATATTTGGATTCAAAAAAAGATCCCAATCAGGAAAATCCATTAAGAATTGCGAATATAGCTACGATCAAAGGTATGAAACTACAGCCGGATCTGGAAAAGAAAATCATTCGGTTTTGGAAACAAATTCGATCAATGGAACCCAAACTACCGTTATATCATCTTTCCATCCATCCAGAATCAAAGGATACAGAAATTCAAATTCGGATACCCAGTGGAACCATACGTATGGCATCCTACCCCGAGGATGTTCTTTTGGAAGAAAAAGGAAAGTTGGTACAAATCCAAACCAAACGAATGGATCCCTTTGAAATCAGTTTTGAGGTGTATCCAGATGTGAGTTCACCTGAAATTACAGTCTGGTTTTCTAAACAACAAATTCCAAAATCGGACATTTTTACGGGTTACTTCGGAGTGAGTTTAGCATCTTGTAGGTCCAACTGTGATTTGTTATATGAAACCGGACCGAAAAGACCAGTCATCACTCCCAAAGCAAAAGTTTATTTTTGGAAAGAGGGTGGACAAAAAAAATCTTATTCTTCGAAACAAGAATTAGGAACCGATGCTTTAGAGATTTTAAAGAAACAAGGATACGTACAATAG
- a CDS encoding beta strand repeat-containing protein: MGAIRGQKEIMFRVCISIMILLSSTFTISCQSITPLNLQMLFGSFFVSTTGQGSVIYEAPNFLFTSENGRQAEFTVRLNIEPNSSVRIGPITVSDPTEGVLLSQTFLDFTEDNWDIPQSIRLAGIDDLIADGNQNYRVQLGTTLTSDIRFSAQGLPVLLVVNTDDESSGVAASPAFGLITSETGETGTIAYVLQTRPMQDVTIRNFVSNDTTEATVAAVELVFTPNNWNVPQTVTVTGVDDFSVDDSTFQISADPTVSNDPAYMGKPIPIITGTNVDDDVAGFTVINLSGLTTTEAGGAVSFGIVMNTLPTNSVTIPSIVATPSSEGTASPSSLTFAPSEWFTPKIVTVTGVNEFIVDGPKTVSIVAGAATSADTDYNGLAGPVFPSVTNTDDDIPGFVLTSPGSLTISENGGNLSFAIHLLSQPPPGFTVTLTGISENNAITNSSTTNLVFTNANWNVDQYVNITTNNNAIDEDTRTVTLQFGSVDTGGSADPVYNSVSPPSSVTILVTDDDTAGFTVTPVGGLVVHENGTPSTETFTVVLNSQPTNTVSIPSITSSNTSEITVSPASLSFTAGNWNTPQTVTITSVLDGVDDGDQNVNISFGNSTSADTKYNSTAIPAVTAINTDSNEPLVRIQNLSASSMLENGTSTITFEIRLSLKPNANVTIGPITSSDGTEAVLLNSSSGVAASRTLTFTPTNGQPANYSGNTSDSGWDVVQVVTVRSVSDSFDDGNIPVTIHIPQASGSYFTGLFPTGTLPGYTEASGDLVITITDNDTAGFTISSNTLNLTEGGSDGTFTVRLNSAPCDTPGNLAACASGSVTIPISGETFNLPDTVQYTFSPASLTFTHTNFSTTQTVTVIVANDSINEINTRTHTLTLGAISGSGTDYEGMNPSDITINITDDDNPSPNILFTLDSGQPYFTTESGQSAMYSLRLGSRPIPGNQVTVTIATSDATEGMINDGGTPVSSKQYIFDETNWSTSVPVEIQGVSDVLSDGNISYSVTVNGTETGSMPSWYVSFVGSTGDTVTLVNYSTSENPVTVVTPTNMTRAENSATFPIYVLLSQAPTDDVTVPVSVTTTFPCQLIVAPSVPQFSISTSSLTITSANWNTIGPHNTVLVTPNDDAVDDGNVSCPIVVGVLSSTDGFYNGVNPYPSSNYPMLTLNDNDSAGITTSGFTPATVITSQSGASSEFYIHLDSQPTTNITVNFNTTPGGLVSFPTGTLTFTPSNFGSGQLVTVTGLDTAATGDVSYTIASAVTSGETGTGFTPSAIYTALTPLSISATHINYIYDIVPCIDPNPMNACGTSANSSGGLVTSPNLITTEFGGQSRFQVRLRARPISNVTIPVSSSNVAEGTSSVSSLVFTSSDWNTYQNVVLSGVDDFLTDGNLVYSILFGSLSGGGSGFNGETLPNVSVTNQDND; encoded by the coding sequence ATGGGTGCGATACGAGGACAAAAGGAAATCATGTTCAGAGTTTGTATTTCCATCATGATCCTCCTCTCCTCCACCTTTACCATTTCTTGCCAGTCCATCACACCGCTGAATTTGCAGATGTTATTCGGTTCTTTCTTTGTTTCCACAACCGGGCAAGGTTCTGTCATTTACGAAGCTCCAAATTTTTTATTCACGAGTGAAAATGGAAGACAAGCAGAATTCACAGTTCGTTTGAACATAGAGCCAAACAGTTCAGTAAGAATTGGCCCAATCACTGTCTCTGATCCCACTGAGGGTGTACTTTTGTCGCAAACTTTTCTAGATTTTACAGAAGACAATTGGGATATACCACAGAGCATTCGTTTGGCGGGTATAGATGATTTAATTGCTGATGGAAATCAAAACTATAGAGTCCAATTAGGGACCACATTAACTTCCGATATCAGATTTTCTGCACAAGGACTTCCTGTTTTACTCGTTGTTAATACTGACGATGAATCTTCCGGTGTGGCAGCAAGCCCAGCTTTTGGACTCATCACTTCGGAAACAGGAGAAACCGGTACTATTGCTTATGTATTACAAACAAGACCAATGCAAGATGTAACCATCAGAAATTTTGTTTCTAATGATACAACAGAAGCAACTGTCGCTGCAGTAGAACTTGTATTTACACCTAACAATTGGAATGTGCCACAAACTGTGACCGTTACGGGTGTGGATGATTTTAGTGTAGATGATAGTACGTTTCAAATCTCTGCCGATCCCACAGTTTCGAATGACCCAGCTTATATGGGTAAGCCAATCCCTATCATTACAGGAACCAATGTCGATGATGATGTAGCTGGGTTTACTGTTATCAATTTGTCAGGACTGACAACGACAGAAGCTGGGGGCGCTGTGAGTTTTGGGATTGTGATGAATACATTACCGACAAATTCTGTTACAATTCCTTCTATTGTTGCCACCCCTAGTTCGGAAGGTACAGCTTCTCCATCTTCACTAACCTTTGCACCGAGTGAATGGTTTACACCGAAAATAGTCACTGTCACTGGGGTAAACGAATTTATCGTAGATGGTCCAAAAACTGTATCGATAGTTGCTGGGGCAGCCACTTCTGCCGACACAGATTACAATGGTTTGGCGGGTCCAGTTTTTCCTTCTGTAACCAATACCGATGATGATATTCCTGGATTTGTTCTGACATCCCCTGGTAGTTTGACCATTTCTGAAAATGGAGGTAACCTTTCTTTTGCCATCCATCTTTTGTCCCAACCTCCTCCAGGGTTTACCGTAACACTCACAGGAATATCTGAAAACAATGCCATCACTAATAGCAGTACTACCAACTTAGTTTTTACAAATGCAAATTGGAATGTAGACCAGTATGTCAACATTACCACTAATAACAATGCCATTGATGAGGACACAAGGACTGTCACATTGCAGTTTGGATCAGTTGATACGGGTGGGTCTGCCGATCCTGTTTATAATTCAGTATCGCCTCCATCATCTGTGACTATTTTAGTAACAGATGATGACACAGCAGGATTTACTGTCACTCCTGTAGGGGGTCTCGTGGTCCATGAAAATGGAACTCCTTCGACAGAAACCTTTACAGTAGTATTGAATTCTCAACCAACAAACACAGTGAGTATTCCAAGCATCACATCCAGTAATACTTCCGAAATAACTGTGTCTCCGGCTTCTTTGAGTTTTACTGCAGGGAATTGGAACACCCCGCAAACCGTCACCATCACTTCTGTGTTAGATGGAGTTGATGATGGAGATCAAAATGTAAATATCTCTTTTGGAAATTCAACATCGGCCGATACAAAGTACAATTCGACCGCAATCCCTGCTGTGACTGCCATTAATACGGATAGCAATGAACCTTTGGTTCGTATCCAAAACTTATCCGCATCTTCAATGTTAGAAAATGGAACTTCTACCATCACATTCGAAATCAGACTTTCTTTAAAGCCGAATGCCAATGTGACGATTGGGCCAATCACTTCTTCTGATGGAACTGAAGCGGTTTTACTCAATAGTTCTTCTGGTGTTGCTGCATCCAGAACTCTTACCTTTACCCCCACAAACGGACAACCTGCTAATTATTCCGGGAACACCAGTGATAGTGGTTGGGATGTAGTCCAAGTGGTCACAGTTCGTTCTGTTTCAGACTCCTTTGATGATGGAAATATTCCAGTCACCATTCATATCCCACAAGCGAGTGGCTCTTACTTCACCGGACTTTTTCCCACAGGAACTCTTCCAGGTTATACAGAAGCTAGCGGTGATTTGGTGATCACCATCACCGATAATGATACAGCTGGTTTTACAATTTCATCCAACACACTAAATCTTACGGAAGGCGGAAGTGATGGAACCTTTACAGTTCGTTTGAATTCAGCACCCTGCGACACTCCCGGTAATTTAGCTGCTTGTGCCTCAGGTTCCGTTACCATCCCCATCTCGGGCGAAACTTTTAACTTACCAGACACAGTACAATACACGTTTTCTCCTGCTAGTTTGACTTTCACACATACAAACTTTTCAACAACCCAAACAGTAACTGTCATTGTTGCAAATGATTCCATCAATGAAATAAACACAAGGACTCATACGCTTACGTTAGGTGCAATATCAGGGTCGGGAACAGACTATGAAGGGATGAATCCTTCTGATATCACGATTAACATTACAGACGATGACAACCCGTCCCCAAATATTTTATTCACTTTGGACTCTGGACAACCTTACTTCACAACAGAGTCGGGCCAATCGGCGATGTATAGCCTGAGGTTAGGAAGTCGCCCCATTCCGGGAAACCAAGTCACTGTAACTATCGCCACCTCCGATGCAACAGAAGGAATGATCAATGATGGAGGAACGCCCGTTAGCTCCAAACAATATATCTTTGATGAAACCAACTGGAGCACCTCGGTTCCTGTGGAAATTCAAGGAGTCTCCGATGTTTTGAGTGATGGAAATATAAGTTATTCGGTAACAGTAAATGGAACAGAGACTGGTTCAATGCCGTCATGGTATGTTAGTTTTGTAGGAAGCACTGGGGACACGGTTACACTTGTCAACTACAGCACATCAGAAAACCCAGTAACTGTTGTCACTCCCACGAATATGACTCGGGCTGAAAATTCTGCGACCTTTCCCATTTATGTACTTCTCAGCCAAGCGCCAACAGATGATGTCACAGTTCCCGTTTCGGTAACGACAACTTTTCCTTGCCAGTTGATTGTCGCACCAAGTGTCCCTCAATTTTCTATTTCAACAAGTTCCCTCACTATCACCAGCGCCAATTGGAATACTATCGGGCCACACAACACAGTCTTGGTGACGCCAAATGATGATGCAGTCGATGATGGAAATGTATCATGTCCGATTGTTGTGGGTGTCCTTTCTTCTACCGATGGCTTTTATAATGGTGTAAATCCTTACCCATCATCGAATTACCCTATGCTCACTTTGAATGATAATGACAGTGCTGGAATCACAACCTCTGGATTTACACCTGCCACAGTGATCACTTCACAATCAGGTGCATCCTCTGAATTTTACATCCATTTGGACTCACAACCCACAACGAACATCACAGTGAACTTTAACACAACTCCTGGCGGACTCGTAAGTTTCCCTACGGGAACTCTCACCTTCACACCAAGTAATTTTGGTTCAGGCCAACTGGTCACTGTGACGGGACTTGATACGGCCGCTACTGGTGACGTAAGTTATACCATTGCCTCTGCAGTGACCTCAGGAGAAACAGGCACCGGCTTTACACCTTCTGCTATTTATACTGCCCTCACCCCTCTTTCCATCTCCGCCACTCATATCAACTATATCTACGATATTGTTCCTTGTATAGATCCAAATCCTATGAATGCCTGCGGAACTTCAGCCAATAGTTCAGGGGGACTTGTCACTTCACCTAACTTAATCACTACAGAATTTGGTGGCCAATCTAGATTCCAAGTGCGTTTGCGTGCAAGACCTATCTCTAATGTTACCATACCCGTCTCTAGTTCGAATGTTGCGGAAGGGACAAGTTCTGTTTCTAGTTTAGTGTTTACATCCAGTGATTGGAATACATACCAAAATGTTGTTCTATCAGGAGTCGATGATTTTCTGACCGACGGAAATTTAGTGTATTCAATTTTATTTGGGTCCCTTAGTGGTGGAGGGAGTGGGTTTAATGGGGAAACTTTGCCGAATGTATCTGTTACGAATCAGGACAACGATTAA
- a CDS encoding CaiB/BaiF CoA transferase family protein, with protein sequence MSQNQNQLSQGPLAGVKVVDLSLLLPGPLCSQHLADMGAEVIKIENPRAYDGSRAMFKGKTGYPALYMMLNRNKKAITLNLKRDQAKEILFKLLEDADILLEGFRPDGMDKMGIGYDVLKEKFPRLIYCGISGYGISGKYVDFAGHDLNYLAVSGVLDQTGNPPRPAGFQLADVGGGTLTALSAILAALYFREKTGKGQRIDISMTDASLQFLSLYGGILSSSEKSPEAGNDILSGKLPNYNVYETKEGRYVALGALEDMFFQTFLRAAGMENLTKDHPMNEENIPLIKQKLTDYFKSKTYSDLQPIFDNTDACLSPILNMKEVSEDSHLKERGMVIERNHPKYGPILQFGSPFHFSETPFVYRNDPPEHGEHTDEILGGLGFSKDKIAEFKKDRVI encoded by the coding sequence ATGAGCCAAAATCAAAACCAATTATCCCAAGGGCCACTTGCTGGTGTCAAAGTTGTGGACCTTTCTTTACTCCTTCCAGGCCCCTTGTGTTCGCAACATTTAGCAGATATGGGTGCAGAAGTAATCAAAATTGAAAATCCCAGAGCCTATGATGGATCTCGTGCGATGTTTAAAGGCAAAACTGGTTATCCTGCTTTATACATGATGTTGAATCGAAATAAAAAAGCGATTACATTGAATCTTAAACGAGACCAAGCCAAAGAAATTCTTTTTAAACTTTTAGAAGATGCAGACATTTTACTCGAAGGATTTCGTCCCGATGGAATGGATAAGATGGGAATCGGTTATGATGTCTTAAAAGAAAAATTTCCTCGTTTGATTTACTGTGGAATTTCTGGCTACGGAATCTCGGGAAAATACGTAGACTTTGCCGGACATGATTTGAATTACTTAGCGGTCTCTGGAGTCCTTGACCAAACAGGAAATCCCCCAAGGCCTGCTGGTTTTCAATTGGCAGATGTGGGAGGAGGAACTCTGACGGCTCTATCTGCAATCCTTGCTGCTCTTTATTTTAGAGAAAAAACTGGCAAAGGACAACGGATTGACATTTCGATGACAGATGCTTCCCTCCAATTTCTTTCGTTATACGGTGGAATTTTATCTTCATCAGAAAAATCGCCAGAAGCAGGGAACGATATTCTTTCTGGTAAATTGCCAAACTATAATGTTTATGAAACAAAAGAAGGAAGATATGTAGCCCTTGGTGCCTTAGAAGATATGTTTTTCCAAACTTTTTTACGGGCCGCAGGAATGGAAAACTTAACGAAAGATCATCCTATGAATGAAGAAAACATTCCTCTCATTAAACAAAAGTTAACTGATTATTTTAAATCCAAAACTTATTCCGATTTACAACCAATCTTTGACAATACAGACGCTTGTCTTTCTCCTATTCTCAATATGAAGGAAGTTTCAGAAGATTCACATTTGAAAGAACGAGGTATGGTGATCGAAAGAAACCATCCAAAATATGGACCAATTCTACAATTTGGGTCACCGTTTCATTTTTCAGAGACACCTTTTGTTTATAGAAACGACCCACCAGAACATGGGGAACATACGGACGAGATTTTGGGTGGATTGGGGTTTTCCAAAGATAAAATTGCGGAGTTTAAAAAAGACCGAGTGATCTAA
- a CDS encoding metallophosphoesterase family protein, giving the protein MKLLQVSDLHLSQISPEEKIYSLSVLREILQTAESTNCDRILFCGDLFNTFPDLEGLRSDFLKEVSSYSGIIYFLPGNHEILEKRNSNHYASYDWSSKVKVLDKTPYFLFEDNGIEFLAIPHQENYSELLLAPPPTKQTKLRIGLAHGTVSGMSFTGLSEEEEEGGSYLDPNLIQNLDLDYLAIGHLHKARMGTVGKCNVGYAGSSRVWRKGESGKRGGIFLFVEGSTIRTESVNWKSAGEYKEIIVSLDTEGKPEESIETYLAETNPNDWIVFRFAGYVDSMSEKQKFQETVLRDWKSKFRILEFDPDESQITVIQHLSENEFVKQFLDKMNERKGQMDPSLWRHTRVTGIRLILEGKKNR; this is encoded by the coding sequence ATGAAGTTATTACAAGTATCCGACCTTCACCTTTCCCAAATTTCCCCCGAGGAAAAGATTTATTCCCTTTCCGTATTACGAGAAATTTTACAAACGGCAGAGTCGACGAATTGCGATCGTATTCTTTTTTGTGGGGATCTTTTTAATACATTTCCCGATTTAGAAGGATTACGTTCAGATTTTCTAAAAGAAGTATCCTCTTATTCAGGAATCATTTATTTTCTGCCAGGGAATCATGAAATTTTAGAAAAAAGAAATAGCAACCATTATGCGAGCTATGATTGGTCTTCTAAAGTAAAGGTTTTAGATAAAACTCCTTATTTTTTATTTGAAGACAATGGGATTGAATTTTTAGCAATCCCACACCAGGAAAATTATTCGGAATTGTTACTTGCACCTCCACCAACAAAACAAACAAAACTTCGGATTGGACTCGCTCACGGAACTGTTTCAGGAATGAGTTTTACTGGTCTTAGTGAGGAAGAAGAAGAGGGCGGCTCTTATTTGGATCCCAATTTAATTCAAAATTTAGATTTGGATTATCTTGCCATTGGGCATCTCCATAAAGCTCGAATGGGGACTGTTGGAAAGTGTAATGTTGGTTATGCTGGATCTTCTCGTGTATGGAGAAAAGGAGAATCTGGAAAAAGAGGAGGTATCTTTTTGTTTGTCGAAGGTAGTACGATTCGTACGGAATCTGTAAATTGGAAATCTGCAGGTGAATATAAAGAAATTATCGTTTCTTTGGATACGGAGGGAAAACCAGAGGAGAGTATCGAAACATATTTAGCGGAAACAAATCCAAACGATTGGATTGTGTTTCGATTTGCAGGGTACGTTGATTCGATGTCAGAAAAACAAAAATTCCAAGAAACAGTTCTTCGCGATTGGAAATCCAAATTTCGAATTTTGGAGTTTGATCCCGATGAATCACAAATCACCGTCATCCAACACCTTTCTGAAAATGAATTCGTAAAACAGTTTTTAGATAAGATGAACGAAAGAAAAGGACAAATGGATCCTAGTCTTTGGAGACACACTCGGGTCACAGGCATTCGATTGATTTTGGAAGGAAAGAAAAATCGATGA